DNA sequence from the bacterium genome:
CCTCAGGGGCGCGCCGAGCTGCGGATCGCTGCCGAGGCCTCCACCCGCCAACGATTCAATCGGGCCATCGAACAACTCGCCGCCTGACCCGGACCGATACCCTCAGGGGCCCGGATCCAATGACGGATTGGGGCTAGGTGGCGGCACCCGTGATCCCAACCGGGCTAGCATGGGACCATCGAGCATCGGGAGGGCGGCATGGATCTGGGACTCGCGGACAAGGCGGTGGTGATCACCGGGGGAAGCAAGGGGATCGGGCGGGCGACGGCCCTGGCCTTCGCGGGCGAGGGCGCGAACGTGGCGATCTGCGCCCGCAGCGAAGGTCCTCTGGAAGAAACCGCCAAGGAGATCGAGGCCCGGGGTGTGCGTGCCTACGCGGCTCCTTGCGATGTGGCGGATGCGAGCTCGCTAGGCGGCTTCCTGGATGACGCACGCGCGGCACTTGGCGGCGTGGACGTGCTCGTGAACAATGCCTCGGGCTTCGGGGTGAGCGACGACGAGGCTGGCTGGGCCGCTGGCTTCAACGTCGACATGATGGCTTCCGTGCGCGCCACATGGAAGGTCGTTCCGTGGATGTCCGAGGCCGGTGGCGGCTCAGTGATCCACATCTCGTCGACCTCGGGCCTAGAAGCGGGCTCCCCGGCCGCCTACGCCGCCGTCAAGGCCGCGTTGATGAGTCACTCGAAGACACTCGCCATCAATTTGGCACCCCGGGGCATCCGGGTGAACACCGTGGCGCCCGGCTCGATCGAGTTTCCCGGCGGAATGTGGGAGACCGTGAAGAAGGTCAACAACGAGATGTACGAGGGGATCCGCAACTCGATCCCGTTCGGTCGCCTGGGTACCGCGGAAGAAGTCGCCGCCGCGACGGTCTTCCTGTCGTCAGCGCCGGCCAGCTGGATCACCGGCATCACCCTCGCCGTAGACGGCGGCCAACACAAAGGAAACTAAGTCCCCGCTCGTTGACTTAGTGGACCGTGATCAGGTTGCGGCGTTGGCGGCGGTATTCGGTTTCGGTGATCTCGCCTGCTCTTCGTGCTTCTTCGAGTTCGGCGAGGGCGCGGAGGGCTTCCGGGTCGTCGGGGATGCGTTCGATGGGGATCTCGGGCGTGTCTTCCGGGGCTTCTTCCGGTTCGCCTAGCAGGATCGTCTTGCGCAGTACCTTGCCGGTCGGACCGACCCGGATGTTCGAGGCTTTCCGGAAGCTCGGGTCGCGCCACTCGACGGCGACGGCCTGGTGCCCGACGGGGGCAATGGCATCTGCTCCGATCACTTTGAAGCTCATTACCTCACGCCCGACGGCAGGCTCCTTGATCTCGATGTTCGAACTCTTCGGCACCGGCCAATCGACGCGGTTCAGGTGGATGTAGAGCAGGTCGTCCGCACCGACGTAGGCGACGAAGCTCGTCATGTAGTTCTGATGGAAGATGCCGAGGCGCTTCTCCTTGCGCGTGATCTGGACGATCACCTCCTGGTCGCTCTTCGCCTTGGCGAGAGCATCGCTGAGGGCATCGCCCAGGGGGTAGAGGAGCGAGGTCTCGATGGCGGGTTTTCGCTGGCCGCCGTCGTCATCGACTGCGGTGCGCACATCGATGCTCGAGAGGATGTGCGCCAGGCGGATGTTCGAGAGCGTGGCCGGGTGCCGGAAATGACGCTCGACCGTCGTGTCGTCCTTCAGCTCTGCGCGGAGCACCACGGAAAGATGATCGTCAGCGTGCAGGGTCTGTCGGGTGTAGGTGGTGCCGCAGCCGAGCGACAGCGAGAGCAGCGCGGCCGCCAAGAGGGTGAAGATGTCATGTCGAAAAAGCACTGACGATCCGATATGTGAGAAAGCTGGCGCCGTAGGCGAGAGCGAGAAGGTAGGCGAAAGCAAAGGCAGGCCAACGCCAGGAGTTGGTCTCCCGGCGCATCACCGCGAGGGTGGATGTGCACTGAAGGGCGAATACGAAGAAGATGAGTAGCGAAGCAACCGTTGCGGAGGTGAAGACGCGCTCGCCTGTTCGCGGGTCGACATCTTGGCGAATCGCCTCGCGCAGGGAAGTGTCTTCATCCTCGGAGGCGGCGTAGACCTGGGCAAGGGTCGCGACGATGACCTCCCGAGCCGCGAGGCTCGCGACCAGGCCGACGCCTATCTTCCAATCGAAACCCAGCGGTGCGATCACGGGTTCGATCGCACGCCCCAGGGAGCCGGCTGCGCTGTGTTCCAAGGCGTAGCGGCTGGCTTCCCTTTCCGAGGTGCCGGCCGGTATGTCGACCCGGGGGAAGGTAAGGAGCCCCCACAAGACGATCGAGGCCAGCAGGATGATCGTGCCGGCCCGACGCAGGAAGGCGCTCGCTGCGCCCCAGACCTGGGAGAGCCAGAGCCGGAAGGGCGGCACGCGATACGGTGGCAGTTCGAGGACGAAGGGCAGGGATGCGTGGCCGACGACGAAGCGGCTCAACACGGAGGCCGCGATCAGGGCCGTGATGCCTCCGAGCACGTACAAGCCCAGCAGTACGAGGCCTTGCAGTCCGAGCCCACCCCAGACCGTCGTGGCCGGCACGAACGCGCCGATCAAGAGCGCGTACACCGGGAGTCGTGCGGAGCAGGTGATCAAGGGTGCAACCAGGATCGTCACCAACCGGTGCCGCGGTGAGGGCACGGTACGTGCGGCCATGATGCCCGGGACGGCGCACGCATAGGAAGACAGCAGAGCGACGAACGCTCGGCCTTCGAGGCCGATGCGCGCCATCAGCCGATCGACCACGAACGCGGCTCGCGCCATGTAGCCCACGTCTTCCAGCAGGTAGAGCAGCCCGAAGAGCAGCATGATCTGGGGCAGGAAGATCACGACCGAGCCGACCCCTGCGATCAGGCCATCGCTCAAGAAATCGGCGAGCAGGCCGGCGGGCAGCACGGTGCGTACCGCGCCAGCCAGGGTGCTCATGCCTGCGTCGATGGCATCCATGGCAGGCGTCGCCCAGGCGAAGATCAGCTGGAAGAAGAGCACCATGACCGCGATGAACAATGCGCTTCCACCCAACGGGTGGAGCACGATCCGGTCGATTCGCTCGGTCCAGGGGTCGCGGCCGGGCGCACGCAGGACGACCCGTTCCAGCACCGATTCACACCAGGCGTGGCGTTCCATCTCGTCGGTCGGCGGTGGGATGGGCGGGCGCTCCCACTCGGACGGCCGGGGAAGGAGTTGACGAAGGGCGTCGAGGCCGATCCCGCGATGGCCGACCACGCTCAGGACCGGAATTCCGAGAGCGGCGCGCAAGCGTTCCACGTCGAGCTTCCCGCCACGCGCATGGAGCTCGTCGGTCATGGTGAGGACCAGGCAGGTCGGCAGCCCCTCGTTCACCAACTCGGCCACGAAGCCAAGCGATCGGGAGATGGCGCAAGCGTCGACTGTGATGATCAGAGCGTCCGGTGCGGCTACGTTCGCGACCTTCCCTTCCAGGACCCGGCTCACCACGGCCTCGTCCGGGCTCATCGGCTCGAGGCCGTAGGTGCCCGGCAAGTCGATGATCTGCACGCTCCGCCCACCGAGCTGGGCGGTTCCCTCCCGCCGCTCGACCGTCACGCCCGGGTAGTTGCCGACCTTGGCCCGCAGGCCGGTCAGGGCGTTGAATAGCGTGGTCTTGCCCGAGTTGGGACTGCCGACCAGGCCTAGCCGAAGAAGCGGCGGGGCAGCGGCTTCAGTCATCGGTGTTCACACGCACGAGCCCTGCCTCGCTGCGGCGCAGGCATAGCTGGACTCCGCGCAGCTCGTAGATGCGCGGGTCGCCGAGGGGCGCGCGCCGCAGACAGTGCACGACGGTCCCGGGATGCAGGCCGAGATCTCGGAGGCGGGTGCCGAGAGGTCCCGGGGCGTCGACGGCGATCACCTTGGCAGTCGCCCCGACGGGCAGTTCGGATAGGAGGACGGGTTCGATCACAGTGGAAAATAATGAAAATGAATTTCGATTTCGCGGTATTGGGGAGGCTACGGACCTGGCGCGGAAGCGTCAACTTCCCGTCCTGACGGGGAAAATCTCAGTTTGAGAACGCGTTCGCGTGTTCCCGCCTACTCATTCTCGCTTCGCAGCTGCCGAACCATCAGGGCCATGCCGCCGGCCTTCGGGTCGACCTCGCCCCGCAGGATTTGACGCACCCCGAAGGCGATGGGCATGTCCACGCCGAGCCGGGTGGCCAGCTCACATACGGCGTAGGTCGTTCGGACGCCCTCGGCCACCTGGTTCATGCCGGCGATGATCTCGTCGAGACTGCGGCCGCGGCCGATCTCGAGGCCCACGTTGCGGTTGCGGGAGAGATCGCCGGTGCAAGTGAGGATCAGGTCGCCCATTCCGGAAAGCCCCAGGAAGGTCAGGGGGTTGGCGCCCAGTGCCTGGCCGAGGCGGGTGATCTCGCGCAGGCCGCGGGTCATCAGGCCTGCCCGTGCGTTCATGCCCGCCGCGAGGCCGTCGCAGATACCGACGGCGATGGCGACCACGTTCTTGAGCGCGCCGCCGATCTCCACACCCACCACATCGTCATGGGTGTAACAGCGGAACCATGAGCAGGAGAGAGCCGTCTGCACGGCAATGGCGTAGACCTCCTCGCGGCAGGCCAATGTGACGGCGGTGGGCTTCTGCATCGCGATCTCGTGCGCGAAGGAGGGGCCGGAGAGGCACACGATGCGCGGATGCAGGGCTTCTGGAAGTACATCCTCGAGTATCTGATGCATCACCATCCCGGTCTCGACCTCGATGCCCTTCACGGTGGAGACGAGAATCGCGTCCTGATCCATGGCCTTGCCCGCGCGGGACATCACCTCACGAACTCCGTGGCTCGGAACTGCGCAGATCACGATTTCCCGATCCGCCAGGGCTTCGTTCAGATCGGAGGTCGCCCTGATGTTGGCCGGGAGTTCGATGTCGCTCAGGTATCTCGGGTTGCGGCGTTCGCGCTCGATGGATTCCGCAGTCTCGGGATCGCGCGCCCAGATCGTGACATCGTGATCGTGCGCCGCGAGCACCGCGAGACATGTGCCGAAGCTTCCGGCTCCGAGAACTGCGACAGGGGTGGGCATGGGCGCGGAGTGTAACCGCCTTCCGGGCCGGTCTTTCCATTGACGAGTGCCAGCCCCGGGGCTAGCTTCGGCGCGAATTCCGCTTCTATGACGGGGAGTTAGGTGGTTTTCCTGCCAGCCCGTTCCCGGCTTCTTCCGGGTTGGCTGGCGCAGGCGTAGGCGAGTTGGGGGGTGCGCGCATGCTCATGGAGTTCGTCGGCATCCTGCTGATCCTGGCTCTTGCGCTGCTCGTTGCTGCTGGATTTCTCGTTCTCCACCGTGCGCTCTCGCCGAAGCGCGAGTTCGCCGCGAAGCAGGAACCCTTCGAGTGCGGCGAAGACCAGATCGTTTCGCCCCACCAGCGGTTCTCCGTGAAGTTCTATCTGGTCGCGATGTTATTCGTGCTCTTCGACGTGGAAGCGATGTTCTTCTATCCGTGGGGTGCGATCTTTCGGGATCTCGGTGGTTATGGGTTCGCCGTGATGGCGGTGTTCACCATCCCCCTCGTGCTCGGCCTGGTCTACGAGTGGAAGAAAGGCGCCCTCGAATGGTGAGCGTGGAAACCCGCGCGGCCATCGATGCTGAGATCGCCAAGATGCCCGAGAAGCGCGGAGCATTGCTCGCCGCATTGCGGCTCGTGCAGGAGGAACACGGTCATCTCTCTCTCGAGGCGATGGAGGAGGTGGCGCGGATCTTCGAGCTGCATCCGACCGAGGTTCTCGAGGTCGTCAGTTTCTACAACCACTTTCGGGCTCAGCCCCGAGGACGTCACGAGGTGAACGTCTGCACGAGCCTCACGTGCTCTCTGCGCGGTGGCCGCGGATTGCTGCGCCAGTTGCAGGCGTACCTCGGTGTGCATGCGGGTCAAACGACCTCCGACGGCAGGATCAGTCTGGGCCATGAGGAATGCCTCGGCGCCTGCGGCAATGCACCGATGCTCCGCATCGACGACGCCTACCATCTGGACCTCGATTGGGCGCGCGCTCAGCAGCTCCTGGACGGATTGGAGTAGCTCGCGGGATGGGTCATCGGGTTCCTCATGTCACCCATTACCTGACCGAGCATTTTGCCGACGACGGTTACACCACCCTCTCGGGCTTCCGCGCACGGGGCGGCTACGAGACGGCACGTCGCGTGCTCGTGGAGCAGAGCCCGGACGACGTGATCGGGACACTGAAGAGAGCCGGGCTCAAGGGGCGTGGCGGCGCCGGCTTCGATGCCGGTACGAAGTGGTCGTTCATGCCGCGGGATGGGGCTGGGCCGAGCTACCTCGTCTGCAACGCAGACGAATCGGAACCTGGCTCGTTCAAGGACCGTGTCTTGATGGAACGGGGCCCGCACCAGCTCATCGAAGGGATCCTGATCCCTGCCTTTGCAACCGGAGCCGCCACGACGTTTCTCTACATACGGGGCGAGTACGCGGAGCCGGCGCGTATTCTCCAGCGGGCGATCGATGATGCCACCGCAGCAGGTGTGCTTGGCTCCAACGTGCTCGGGACAGGTTTTGCCCACCAGATCGTGCTGGTGCGCGGTGCGGGCGCCTACATCTGCGGGGAAGAAACAGGGCTCCTCGAATCCCTGGAAGGGAAGAAGGGGCAGCCTCGCCGCAAACCCCCGTTCCCCGCCGAGCGCGGAGCCTTTGGTCGACCGACCACCGTGAACAACGTCGAGACCTTCTGTCACGTGCCGCATATCTTCGCGCGGGGCGTCGACTGGTTTCGGAGTATCGGGACCGAAGAGAGTCCCGGAACGACACTCTTCGGTGTTTCAGGGCATGTGGAGCGACCCGGGCTCTACGAGTTGCCCCTCGGTACGAGGCTGGACGAGATCATCTTCGAGCACGCCGGCGGCGTTCGCGCTGGCCGCAAGCTGAAGGCCGCCATTCCGGGTGGCGTATCGATGCCGGTGCTTCCTGCAGGACACCTCGACGTGCCGATGGCCAACGAATTCCTGCGCGAACATGGCAGCTCGCTTGGCACCGGAGGCGTGATCGTGATGGACGAGACCACCTGCATGGTTCGCGTCGGGTGTGTCATCTCCGAGTTCTTTCGAGACGAATCCTGTGGCCAATGCACGCAATGTCGCGAGGGCACGGGCTGGATGCACAAACTGCTGCTTCGGATCGAGCGCGGAAGCGGAACCGAAGCCGACCTCGACGTGTTGGAGGATGTCGCCGGAAAAATGGAAGGGGCCACGATCTGCGCCTTTGCGGATGCAGCAGCCTGGCCCGTGCAAGCCCTCCTGCGCCATTTTCGTTCGGAGTTCCAGGGCCACGTACACGCCCAGAAATGTCCGCTCCCGGAAAGCTTCGAGATCTGATGCTGCGCATTACGATCGATGGAACGCGTTATGAGGTCGAGGAGGGGCTGACCCTTCTGCAAGCCCTCGACGAACTCGGCGTCCTCATGAAGGGCGTCGACATCCCCCACTACTGTTGGCATCCGAAGCTCTCGGTCGATGGCTCATGCCGCATGTGCCAGGTCGAAGTGGAGGGCATTCCCAAGCTGCAGATCGCGTGCGATACCCCGGTTCGGGAGGGCATGGTCGTCCATACGAGGAACGAGCGTGTCCTGAAGGCTCGCGCGGGTGTGATGGAGCTGATGCTCGTCAACCACCCGCTCGATTGCCCGATCTGCGACCAGGCTGGCGAATGCAAGCTTCAAGACTACGCATTCGAGTACGGCCAGATGCATACGCGCACTCGAGAGCCTCGCCGGGCGCTGAAGAAACGTGTCGACCTGGGTGCGACGATCGTATTCGACCAGGAGCGCTGCATCCTCTGCCGCCGCTGTGTGCGCTTCTGTCGAGAGATACCGGGAACGAGCGAGCTTGCCATCACCCAGCGCGGCGATCGCTCGACGGTCGAGACGTTTCCCGGCAAGCCACTCGAGAACGACTACTCGATGAACGTGGCGGATATCTGCCCGGTTGGCGCGCTCACGACACGGGATTTTCGTTTCAAGGTGCGGGTCTGGTTCCTGGAAGAGGTGCCGGGCATTTGTACGGGTTGCTCGCGAGGTTGCAACGTCCATGTTGGCGTGGCCGACGATCAGGTGCGGCGCTACACGCCCAGACGCAACGATGACGTGAACGATACGTGGCTCTGTGATTCCGGTCGTATGACCTATCAGGAAATTGGTGCGCCGGATCGGATCAGGGAGGCCGCGCTCCGCGGAGATTCGGGTGAACTGATCGGCGCGACGATCGATCAGGCCATCGACCGGGCCGCGCGGCTGGTGCGTGAAGCGGTCGAGAAAGAAGGCCCGGGTGTGGTGGCGGCGCTGGCTTCCGGCCATGCGACGAACGAAGATCTGGCCGCGTTGCGTGGGCTGTTGGCCGCGCTTGGCAGCGAGACCCACGGCCTGCCGATCGTGACCGGCGCGGGAGACGCATTGTTGGTCCGGCCGGAAAAGGCGGCGAATGCGGAAGGTGCCCGGGCGGCTGGCTTTGGCGAGCCGGGGCTGCTGCTCGACAAGATCCGCGGTGGTGGGGTCCGGGTCCTGATCGTGCTCGGCCATGACATCATCCACGAGCAGTTCCTGGGTTCGCCCGAACCGCTCGCGGCGCTCGACGCGGTGATCCTGCTCGATACCCATCGCTCACGCCTGGAGCAGGTAGCTGACGTCGTCATACCGGCTCGCCATCTGGCCGAGAAAGGCGGCACCGTGACCAACTTCGAGGGCCGCATCCAGGCCGTTCCTGCGGCTCTGGAGCCCGCGTTCGAAGCCGTCGCTGAGGCACACGTTCTCGCACGGATCGCCTCGGCGTTGGACCTGTCGATCGACGACGGGTCCGAGCACGAACGCGAGGCTGATTGAGCCGTGTTGGAGGTGGTGCTCAAGCTGCTGTTCATCGTGCTCGTCGTGTTGGCGGCCATGTTGCCACTCATCACCTGGGTGGAGCGCAAGCAGAGCGCTGTGATGCAGGATCGCATCGGGGCGAATCGTGCGGATCTGATGGGCGTGACGATCCTCGGCCTGCTGCATCCGATGGCGGACGTACTGAAGCTCTTCTCGAAGGAAGACTTCGTTCCGGCCGGCGCGAATCGCATTCTCCATCTGCTGGCTCCGGTCGTCGCGATCGTGCCGGCGATCATCACGCTTGCGGTCATTCCGTACGGAGGCACCTATGTCTTCGGCGAGTCGACGCTGAGCCTGGTGGTGGCGGACATCGATTGGGGAATGCTCTTCGTGTTCGCCGTGGGATCCATCGCTACCTACGGCGCCGTGATGGCAGGCTGGTCCAGCAACAACAACTGGAGCCTGCTCGGTTCGATGCGTGCTTCGGCCCAGATGATCTCCTACGAGGTCACGATGGGCCTCTCGATCGTCGGCTTGTTCATGGTCTACGAAACCCTGCAGCTTCCTGCGATGGCTGCCTGGCAAGATGACAGCTTCCGTTTGCTCGGCTTCGTGGAGCATCTGGGGGGCGTGGAACTCCCCTCCATTCTGGGCTGGATTCGCCTTCCGCTCTGGGGCGTCTTCCTGCAACCGCTCGGCTTCGTGCTCTTCCTCACCTGCATCATGGCCGAGAACAAGCGCCCGCCCTTCGACGCACCGGAAGGCGAGAGCGAACTCGTTGCCGGATATCACCTGGAATACTCGGGGATGCGCTTCGGCCTCTTCTACACGGCCGAGTTCCTCGAGGTGCCGGTGATCGGCTGTATTCTCACCACGCTCTTCTTCGGAGGCTGGGCGATTCCGTTCCTGCCCCAGGAGACGATCATTGGATTCATCGGTGCTGGTTTCGGCGAGGGCTTCGCGACCGGTGTCTGCCTCGTCCTGCACGTCCTCTCGTTCTTGACGAAGGTCGTGTTGATGATCTGGTTGCAGATGGCGCTGCGCTGGACCTTGCCGCGTTTTCGGTACGACCAGGTGATGGATCTGTGCTGGAAGGTGATCTTGCCGCTCTCGATCGCGAACGTGTTCGTGACGGGCGCCATCATTCTCTGGGTCGAAGCGGTGTTGGCATGAGCGAATGGATCTTCTACGCCTTCGCTGCAATCGCCGTTGCGGGTGCCCTCGGGATGGTGCTGAACGTCCGCAATATCGTGGCCGGTGCACTCTCACTCACCGCGACGATGGTCTCCCTGGGCGGCGTCTACGTCTTGTTGGAGGCGTACTTGATTGGCGTGCTCCAGATTCTGGTCTACGCCGGCGCAATCGTCGTCGTCTTCCTCTTCGTGGTGATGCTCCTGAACCTGCGCGAGGACGGTTTCGCATCGGGTCGGCAATGGGTGACCAAGGCGATCGCCGCGGCCCTCGGGCTGGCTGCGGCGGTAGGGCTCGTGGGCCTGCTTCCATTGCACTTCCCGGAAGCCGCGGCCTTGCCGGAAGGCTTCGGTGGCTACCGGTCGCTCGCCACATTGCTCTTCACGGATTACGTATTGGCGTTCGAAGTGAGCTCCCTCCTGCTCCTCTCGGCCATGGTCGGTGCCGTCATCCTCGCTCGCCGGAGCAGCGAATGATGGTCGGCGAGGCGGTCGTCCTCTCAGCCATTCTGTTCGCCATCGGTACCGTGGGTGCGCTCGTGCGACGAAACGTGATCGTGGTCCTGATGTCGATCGAGCTGATGCTGAATGCGGTCAACCTGGCGCTCGTAGCCTTCTCCCGCCAATGGGCGGATGCGGCAGGCCAGATGCTCGTGTTGATGGTGATCGTTGTCGCCGCGGCGGAAGTCGCCGTCGGCCTGGGCATCGTGATCGCGCTCTTCAGGAACCGCGAGTCGTTGAACGTCGAAGACGCGAGCCTGCTCAAGTGGTAGGCGTGACCGGGCCGGCCGAGTACGACCTGCTGCATTGGATACCTGCGTTGCCTCTAATCGCAGCGGTCATCCACGGACTCTGCCTTGGCCTGTTGCGTCAGCCGTTGCCTCGCATTGCGACGATCGCGCTTTCTTGTGGCGCTACGGGGCTCACCTTCGTGTTCTCATTCGTCGCACTGCTGGCTCTGACGGAGTTGCCCGCCGGTAGCCGCGTTCTTCAAGAGGGGCTCTTCACCTGGATTGGCGCCGGGCCGTTCAGCGCAGAGGTCGCGTTCCTGCTCGACCCGCTCTCCGCCGTGATGATCCTGATCGTTTCCGGAGTGGGCTTCCTGATCCATGTCTACTCGATCGGATACATGGACGCCGACGCGAGAGAGGACAAGGGCTTCCAGCGCTTCTTTGCCTACCTGAACCTCTTCACCTTCTCGATGTTGGTTCTGGTCCTGGCCGACAACCTGCTGCTCATGTTCCTGGGATGGGAGGGCGTCGGACTCTGCTCCTATCTGCTGATCGGATTCTGGTACAGCGATGAGTGGAACGCCTATTGCGGCAGCAAGGCCTTCATCGTCAATCGCATCGGCGATTTCGGCTTCCTGGTGGGAATGTTCCTGCTCTTCTGGGCGCTTCAGGATGTGGGCCGCGGCACTGTAACGTTCCAGGAACTCCAGGCCGCCTTTCCCCTGATCGCGGACCAGGTGGTGCAGCTCCCGGACTGGCTGGGTGGTGCGCAATGGAAGCTCGCCACGTTGATCGGCCTGTGCTTCTTCCTGGGCGCGGCGGGAAAGTCGGCCCAGCTTCCGCTCTACGTATGGCTCCCGGACGCCATGGCGGGCCCGACACCCGTCTCCGCCTTGATCCACGCCGCCACGATGGTGACGGCGGGAGTCTATCTGGTGTGCCGGATGAGCTTTCTGTACGCGGCTGCACCGGGTGCCTCCGCCGTGATCGCCTGGGTTGGCGCGTTGACGGCCCTCTTTGCGGCTGTCGTGGCCATCGCGCAGACCGACATCAAGAAGGTGTTGGCTTACTCCACCGTGAGCCAACTCGGGTTCATGTTTCTTGCGGCAGGTTGCGGTGCCTACGGCGCCGCGATCTGGCACCTCACTACCCATGCCTGGTTCAAGGC
Encoded proteins:
- a CDS encoding molybdopterin-dependent oxidoreductase: MSAPGKLRDLMLRITIDGTRYEVEEGLTLLQALDELGVLMKGVDIPHYCWHPKLSVDGSCRMCQVEVEGIPKLQIACDTPVREGMVVHTRNERVLKARAGVMELMLVNHPLDCPICDQAGECKLQDYAFEYGQMHTRTREPRRALKKRVDLGATIVFDQERCILCRRCVRFCREIPGTSELAITQRGDRSTVETFPGKPLENDYSMNVADICPVGALTTRDFRFKVRVWFLEEVPGICTGCSRGCNVHVGVADDQVRRYTPRRNDDVNDTWLCDSGRMTYQEIGAPDRIREAALRGDSGELIGATIDQAIDRAARLVREAVEKEGPGVVAALASGHATNEDLAALRGLLAALGSETHGLPIVTGAGDALLVRPEKAANAEGARAAGFGEPGLLLDKIRGGGVRVLIVLGHDIIHEQFLGSPEPLAALDAVILLDTHRSRLEQVADVVIPARHLAEKGGTVTNFEGRIQAVPAALEPAFEAVAEAHVLARIASALDLSIDDGSEHEREAD
- the nuoK gene encoding NADH-quinone oxidoreductase subunit NuoK, whose translation is MVGEAVVLSAILFAIGTVGALVRRNVIVVLMSIELMLNAVNLALVAFSRQWADAAGQMLVLMVIVVAAAEVAVGLGIVIALFRNRESLNVEDASLLKW
- a CDS encoding NADH-quinone oxidoreductase subunit J → MSEWIFYAFAAIAVAGALGMVLNVRNIVAGALSLTATMVSLGGVYVLLEAYLIGVLQILVYAGAIVVVFLFVVMLLNLREDGFASGRQWVTKAIAAALGLAAAVGLVGLLPLHFPEAAALPEGFGGYRSLATLLFTDYVLAFEVSSLLLLSAMVGAVILARRSSE
- a CDS encoding SDR family oxidoreductase encodes the protein MDLGLADKAVVITGGSKGIGRATALAFAGEGANVAICARSEGPLEETAKEIEARGVRAYAAPCDVADASSLGGFLDDARAALGGVDVLVNNASGFGVSDDEAGWAAGFNVDMMASVRATWKVVPWMSEAGGGSVIHISSTSGLEAGSPAAYAAVKAALMSHSKTLAINLAPRGIRVNTVAPGSIEFPGGMWETVKKVNNEMYEGIRNSIPFGRLGTAEEVAAATVFLSSAPASWITGITLAVDGGQHKGN
- a CDS encoding NAD(P)H-dependent oxidoreductase subunit E, which translates into the protein MVSVETRAAIDAEIAKMPEKRGALLAALRLVQEEHGHLSLEAMEEVARIFELHPTEVLEVVSFYNHFRAQPRGRHEVNVCTSLTCSLRGGRGLLRQLQAYLGVHAGQTTSDGRISLGHEECLGACGNAPMLRIDDAYHLDLDWARAQQLLDGLE
- a CDS encoding NADH-quinone oxidoreductase subunit H, coding for MLPLITWVERKQSAVMQDRIGANRADLMGVTILGLLHPMADVLKLFSKEDFVPAGANRILHLLAPVVAIVPAIITLAVIPYGGTYVFGESTLSLVVADIDWGMLFVFAVGSIATYGAVMAGWSSNNNWSLLGSMRASAQMISYEVTMGLSIVGLFMVYETLQLPAMAAWQDDSFRLLGFVEHLGGVELPSILGWIRLPLWGVFLQPLGFVLFLTCIMAENKRPPFDAPEGESELVAGYHLEYSGMRFGLFYTAEFLEVPVIGCILTTLFFGGWAIPFLPQETIIGFIGAGFGEGFATGVCLVLHVLSFLTKVVLMIWLQMALRWTLPRFRYDQVMDLCWKVILPLSIANVFVTGAIILWVEAVLA
- a CDS encoding ferrous iron transport protein A, which encodes MEPVLLSELPVGATAKVIAVDAPGPLGTRLRDLGLHPGTVVHCLRRAPLGDPRIYELRGVQLCLRRSEAGLVRVNTDD
- a CDS encoding NADH-quinone oxidoreductase subunit A, producing the protein MLMEFVGILLILALALLVAAGFLVLHRALSPKREFAAKQEPFECGEDQIVSPHQRFSVKFYLVAMLFVLFDVEAMFFYPWGAIFRDLGGYGFAVMAVFTIPLVLGLVYEWKKGALEW
- a CDS encoding NAD(P)-dependent glycerol-3-phosphate dehydrogenase, translated to MPTPVAVLGAGSFGTCLAVLAAHDHDVTIWARDPETAESIERERRNPRYLSDIELPANIRATSDLNEALADREIVICAVPSHGVREVMSRAGKAMDQDAILVSTVKGIEVETGMVMHQILEDVLPEALHPRIVCLSGPSFAHEIAMQKPTAVTLACREEVYAIAVQTALSCSWFRCYTHDDVVGVEIGGALKNVVAIAVGICDGLAAGMNARAGLMTRGLREITRLGQALGANPLTFLGLSGMGDLILTCTGDLSRNRNVGLEIGRGRSLDEIIAGMNQVAEGVRTTYAVCELATRLGVDMPIAFGVRQILRGEVDPKAGGMALMVRQLRSENE
- the nuoF gene encoding NADH-quinone oxidoreductase subunit NuoF, which codes for MGHRVPHVTHYLTEHFADDGYTTLSGFRARGGYETARRVLVEQSPDDVIGTLKRAGLKGRGGAGFDAGTKWSFMPRDGAGPSYLVCNADESEPGSFKDRVLMERGPHQLIEGILIPAFATGAATTFLYIRGEYAEPARILQRAIDDATAAGVLGSNVLGTGFAHQIVLVRGAGAYICGEETGLLESLEGKKGQPRRKPPFPAERGAFGRPTTVNNVETFCHVPHIFARGVDWFRSIGTEESPGTTLFGVSGHVERPGLYELPLGTRLDEIIFEHAGGVRAGRKLKAAIPGGVSMPVLPAGHLDVPMANEFLREHGSSLGTGGVIVMDETTCMVRVGCVISEFFRDESCGQCTQCREGTGWMHKLLLRIERGSGTEADLDVLEDVAGKMEGATICAFADAAAWPVQALLRHFRSEFQGHVHAQKCPLPESFEI
- a CDS encoding ferrous iron transporter B, whose translation is MTEAAAPPLLRLGLVGSPNSGKTTLFNALTGLRAKVGNYPGVTVERREGTAQLGGRSVQIIDLPGTYGLEPMSPDEAVVSRVLEGKVANVAAPDALIITVDACAISRSLGFVAELVNEGLPTCLVLTMTDELHARGGKLDVERLRAALGIPVLSVVGHRGIGLDALRQLLPRPSEWERPPIPPPTDEMERHAWCESVLERVVLRAPGRDPWTERIDRIVLHPLGGSALFIAVMVLFFQLIFAWATPAMDAIDAGMSTLAGAVRTVLPAGLLADFLSDGLIAGVGSVVIFLPQIMLLFGLLYLLEDVGYMARAAFVVDRLMARIGLEGRAFVALLSSYACAVPGIMAARTVPSPRHRLVTILVAPLITCSARLPVYALLIGAFVPATTVWGGLGLQGLVLLGLYVLGGITALIAASVLSRFVVGHASLPFVLELPPYRVPPFRLWLSQVWGAASAFLRRAGTIILLASIVLWGLLTFPRVDIPAGTSEREASRYALEHSAAGSLGRAIEPVIAPLGFDWKIGVGLVASLAAREVIVATLAQVYAASEDEDTSLREAIRQDVDPRTGERVFTSATVASLLIFFVFALQCTSTLAVMRRETNSWRWPAFAFAYLLALAYGASFLTYRIVSAFST